Proteins from one Anaerosoma tenue genomic window:
- a CDS encoding DegV family protein, with protein MLLIDTCSDLPAGLAEELGVEVLHFPYTFGGVELRDDFGRTQSHREFYTAMREGEHPTTIQVPRQTFIDVFTRYASAGEPIMYIGFSSALSGTFDTAWVARREVLEQYPDADIRLVDTKAAAVAEGLLVYEAARRWRDGMDFDALESWIAAQRPRLNGWFIVDDLETLRRGGRLNGAVAAAGTLLDVKPLLHVTSDGRLELKRSIRGRAKSMRALADLVAERAVDPSSQTIAVAHADVPDDADRLKALIAERVDVADVMTMQTGPVIGAHTGPGMLAVVFWGEA; from the coding sequence GTGCTACTCATCGACACCTGCTCGGATCTGCCGGCCGGACTCGCCGAGGAGCTCGGCGTCGAGGTCCTGCACTTTCCGTATACGTTCGGAGGCGTCGAGCTCCGGGATGACTTCGGCCGCACCCAGTCGCACCGCGAGTTCTACACCGCGATGCGGGAGGGCGAGCATCCCACCACGATCCAGGTCCCTCGTCAGACGTTCATCGACGTGTTCACCCGGTACGCGTCCGCCGGAGAGCCCATCATGTACATCGGCTTCTCCTCGGCGTTGTCGGGCACCTTCGACACCGCCTGGGTGGCGCGCAGGGAGGTCCTGGAACAGTATCCCGATGCGGACATCAGGCTGGTGGACACCAAGGCGGCCGCGGTGGCGGAGGGCCTTCTCGTCTACGAGGCCGCCAGGCGCTGGCGCGATGGTATGGACTTCGATGCTCTCGAGTCGTGGATCGCCGCGCAGCGTCCCCGCCTCAACGGCTGGTTCATCGTGGACGACCTTGAGACTCTGAGGCGTGGGGGACGGCTCAACGGGGCCGTTGCCGCCGCCGGCACGCTGCTCGACGTGAAGCCGCTTCTGCACGTGACGAGCGATGGGCGCCTCGAGCTCAAGCGGTCGATCCGTGGCCGAGCGAAGTCGATGCGCGCGCTCGCCGACCTGGTTGCCGAGCGGGCGGTCGACCCGTCATCGCAGACGATCGCGGTGGCGCACGCCGACGTCCCCGACGACGCCGACCGGCTGAAAGCCCTGATCGCGGAACGCGTTGATGTCGCCGACGTCATGACCATGCAGACAGGCCCCGTGATCGGCGCGCATACCGGACCGGGCATGCTTGCGGTGGTGTTCTGGGGGGAGGCGTAG
- a CDS encoding alpha/beta hydrolase, translated as MASRAWEIAERLSLPLLYAELRARGSGAASAFTEETLSFGPSAEQHVLLVCPRNVRPGAPLVYFLHGGSWRHGSPGDFRAVGRFLARNGYVTALGGYRLLPGSVFPAQLHDAVDGMAEAVRHLKDTGRPPAAVVLAGQSAGAHLAALAAFDVETRRSRGLGDLPLSGVLAVSGVLDLEVLCPDRSACPLVRDLMGGDDGWECADPARFVHGGPMIPVLALHGSRDPLVPVEVAASFVLRANGAEGDHAVFAADPKGHHSDLIRVFFGTSSLTPTMLAWLEDVTAP; from the coding sequence GTGGCTTCCCGGGCGTGGGAGATCGCGGAACGGCTCTCGCTCCCGCTGCTGTACGCGGAGCTCAGGGCTCGCGGCTCCGGGGCGGCTTCCGCCTTCACGGAGGAGACGCTGTCGTTCGGCCCTTCGGCGGAGCAGCATGTCCTGCTCGTGTGCCCTCGGAACGTTCGCCCCGGTGCGCCGCTCGTCTACTTCTTGCACGGTGGAAGCTGGCGGCATGGCTCCCCGGGCGACTTCAGGGCCGTGGGCAGGTTCCTCGCGCGTAACGGCTATGTCACCGCGCTCGGCGGGTACCGCCTCCTCCCTGGCTCGGTGTTCCCCGCACAGCTGCACGACGCGGTGGACGGGATGGCTGAGGCGGTGCGTCATCTCAAGGATACGGGCCGCCCGCCGGCAGCCGTGGTGCTCGCCGGCCAGTCGGCGGGAGCGCATCTTGCCGCGCTGGCGGCCTTCGACGTGGAGACCCGGCGAAGCCGGGGGCTCGGCGACCTGCCGCTGTCGGGTGTCCTTGCCGTCAGCGGTGTCCTCGACCTGGAGGTGCTGTGTCCGGATCGATCGGCGTGCCCTCTGGTGCGGGATCTCATGGGCGGGGATGACGGGTGGGAGTGCGCCGACCCCGCCCGGTTCGTGCACGGTGGCCCCATGATCCCCGTGCTTGCGCTTCACGGCTCTCGTGATCCGCTCGTGCCCGTGGAGGTGGCGGCGTCGTTCGTGTTACGCGCCAATGGGGCCGAGGGGGACCATGCTGTCTTCGCAGCCGACCCGAAGGGTCACCACTCGGACCTCATCAGGGTCTTCTTCGGCACATCTTCTCTGACGCCGACGATGCTCGCATGGCTCGAGGACGTGACAGCGCCCTGA